In Pseudonocardia sp. C8, one genomic interval encodes:
- a CDS encoding SRPBCC family protein: MQLENKFTIAAPIEDAWKALNDPELIAPCFPGATLTEYEGDSFQGTVKVKLGPISLTYKGKGTYIERDDANHKVVIDASGRDARGNGTAKAVVTGTMVADGPDKTEVTMVTDMTVTGRPAQFGRGVISDVADKIIGQFSTCVADKLTGPATTSTNGSGPKHAADETGPIPAVPPAPGERAATATPAPAVQPQSQPVEAIDLLDSAGAPVLKRLAPVLGGLGVLLLLFVVLKRARGGKKED; this comes from the coding sequence ATGCAGCTGGAGAACAAGTTCACGATCGCGGCGCCGATCGAGGACGCCTGGAAGGCACTCAACGACCCGGAGCTGATCGCTCCGTGCTTCCCCGGGGCGACCCTGACCGAGTACGAGGGTGACTCGTTCCAGGGCACGGTGAAGGTCAAGCTGGGCCCGATCTCCTTGACCTACAAGGGGAAGGGCACCTACATCGAGCGTGACGACGCCAACCACAAGGTCGTCATCGACGCCTCGGGCCGGGACGCCCGCGGCAACGGCACGGCGAAGGCCGTCGTGACCGGCACGATGGTCGCCGACGGCCCGGACAAGACCGAGGTCACGATGGTCACCGACATGACGGTCACCGGCCGTCCGGCGCAGTTCGGCCGCGGTGTCATCTCCGACGTCGCCGACAAGATCATCGGCCAGTTCTCGACGTGCGTGGCGGACAAGCTGACCGGGCCGGCGACGACGTCGACCAACGGCTCCGGCCCGAAGCACGCCGCCGACGAGACCGGCCCGATCCCGGCGGTCCCCCCGGCACCCGGCGAGCGGGCCGCGACGGCCACCCCGGCCCCCGCGGTCCAGCCGCAGAGCCAGCCGGTCGAGGCGATCGACCTGCTCGACTCGGCCGGCGCCCCGGTGCTGAAGCGCCTCGCCCCGGTGCTCGGCGGCCTCGGGGTCCTCCTGCTCCTGTTCGTGGTCCTCAAGCGGGCCCGTGGGGGGAAGAAGGAGGACTGA